A single region of the Hylaeus volcanicus isolate JK05 chromosome 5, UHH_iyHylVolc1.0_haploid, whole genome shotgun sequence genome encodes:
- the LOC128877330 gene encoding arginase, hepatic has product MLLKIQKSVIPRFGVRYYGKVGIIGVPFEKGQCKEGVADGPKTIKAAGLIQELQSLGLDVKDYGDILYKTKDVDGVSNMSHLGDVAGCTSILSEQVQKVLNDGRRVLTIGGDHSVGIGTIDGHVKVKKDVGVIWVDAHADLNTNKTSESGNVHGMPVALLTSELADYWPHLPGMDWQQPMLSIRNVAYIALRSVDRYERLVIEKFGITAYGMEDVERYGIHDVVNMAINKIDPDDSKSLHVSFDIDSLDPLEAPSTGTPVRGGLSLREAVHLMEELYRTNRLNAVDLVEVNPRIGDSHDVRLTVEAAIHIIQAGFGYTRRGLKVPKGVTDMPLQTFR; this is encoded by the exons ATGctattgaaaatacaaaaaagtgtTATTCCTAGGTTTGGGGTTCGTTATTATGGAAAAGTTGGAATAATTGGTGTACCATTCGAAAAAGGACAG TGTAAGGAAGGAGTAGCTGATGGTCCAAAAACGATTAAAGCAGCTGGACTGATCCAAGAATTACAATCTTTAG gCTTGGATGTAAAAGATTATGGTGACATTTTGTACAAAACAAAGGATGTGGATGGTGTGAGCAACATGTCACACTTAGGCGATGTCGCTGGTTGCACTAGTATTTTATCTGAACAAGTTCAAAAGGTTTTAAACGATGGCCGTCGGGTATTAACTATTGGGGGTGATCATAGTGTAGGAATTGGAACTATAGATGGTCATGTAAAG gtAAAGAAAGACGTAGGTGTAATATGGGTTGATGCTCATGCAGATCTTAATACTAATAAAACTAGTGAAAGTGGGAATGTTCACGGAATGCCTGTAGCATTGTTAACTTCTGAATTGGCCGATTATTGGCCACATCTTCCAGGCATGGATTGGCAGCAACCAAT gCTATCAATTAGAAATGTGGCTTATATTGCATTAAGATCTGTAGATCGTTATGAGAGATTAGtgattgaaaaatttggtATTACTGCTTATGGGATGGAAGATGTTGAACGATATG GTATTCACGATGTTGTGAACAtggcaataaataaaatagatccTGATGATTCAAAGTCGTTGCATGTTAGTTTTGATATCGATTCGCTTGATCCTTTGGAAGCACCAAGCACAGGAACTCCTG TGCGTGGTGGATTATCCCTTAGAGAAGCTGTTCATTTAATGGAAGAATTATACAGAACAAACAGATTGAATGCTGTCGATCTTGTAGAAGTAAATCCTCGCATCGGTGATTCACATGACGTTCGTTTAACCGTCGAAGCTGCTATACATATTATTCAAGCTGGTTTTGGCTATACAAGAAGAGGTCTTAAGGTTCCGAAGGGTGTTACTGACATGCCATTACAAACATTTAGATAG